One window of Neptuniibacter halophilus genomic DNA carries:
- a CDS encoding 2-keto-4-pentenoate hydratase — protein sequence MLEFNTRREIAQKIFHCYRNNEQLPLLTRSYPEMDTQDAYYIQEQVLSHFVAEGSTIKGYKIGLTSKAMQEMVGSTEPDYSTLLNEMFVDEDSVLPANTFTDPLVEIELAFVIKSPLQGPGVNAADVIQATDFVLPSIEIVDFRVARAPGMDVRDTIADLAAVGRVVLGGNPVKLDQIDIRNVEGELLINGEVLEKGISSAVLGNPVTAVVWLVNKLAEFGVAFQPGDVIFSGSFVRALPVKAGDRVSARFDNGLGQVNINFGEE from the coding sequence ATGCTGGAATTCAATACCCGTCGTGAGATCGCGCAAAAGATCTTCCACTGTTACCGCAACAACGAGCAGCTTCCCCTGCTGACCCGGAGCTATCCGGAGATGGATACTCAGGATGCTTACTACATTCAGGAGCAGGTCCTGAGCCATTTTGTTGCCGAAGGCAGCACAATCAAGGGCTACAAAATCGGCCTGACCTCGAAAGCCATGCAGGAGATGGTGGGCTCAACGGAACCGGACTACAGCACGCTGCTGAACGAGATGTTCGTGGATGAAGACAGTGTGCTTCCTGCAAACACATTTACCGATCCCCTGGTTGAGATTGAACTGGCTTTTGTCATCAAAAGTCCGCTACAGGGGCCGGGCGTCAATGCGGCTGATGTCATTCAGGCCACCGACTTTGTCCTGCCATCGATTGAGATCGTCGATTTCCGCGTAGCCCGCGCCCCCGGTATGGATGTGCGAGACACCATCGCTGATCTGGCAGCCGTTGGCCGGGTCGTGCTCGGCGGTAATCCGGTAAAGCTGGATCAGATCGATATCCGCAATGTTGAGGGAGAGCTGCTGATCAATGGTGAGGTTCTGGAAAAGGGCATCTCCTCAGCAGTGCTTGGCAATCCGGTGACCGCGGTCGTCTGGCTGGTCAATAAGCTGGCGGAGTTCGGCGTCGCCTTCCAGCCCGGTGATGTGATCTTCTCGGGTTCTTTCGTTCGTGCCCTGCCGGTTAAAGCAGGCGATCGGGTCTCAGCCCGTTTCGATAACG
- a CDS encoding GMC family oxidoreductase N-terminal domain-containing protein, whose amino-acid sequence MIIQGHEIFAPLKLKTHSVVIGSGAGGGVAAYHMAAAGFETVVLEEGGYFQARDFNQREEDMMPALYRGAGRQTTTDGMIYVWQGSCFGGSTVINTADATPIEAEVLHHWQRHFGLDQLTEESLAASYERVYKTLNVHRLEEKILNRNNKVLLETANRLGYKAGVFNSNRKNCIGSGYCFQGCAYDAKQGTNLTYLPMASELGARIYTDMRVDRIERLFGNKYRIHASVIARGSRQMRHPAVIDCERIIMAAGSVHTPAILKRSGFDKGLPQLGKNISLQPQIGISAIFPDSEKMTSWRGAPQSVYMSEFDDNRAEHGLGGFRMEGVGGMAGVFSQFASSIGHDHKRMMQQYPNTHFSALLVPDQPTGTMDWEWGPDGKVKPKIQYTPTQEWKQRFKRGFRTAADFLFEAGAREINCNSPVFGPITSADQLSRIDDFPIEPGMVALTSAHVQGSCRIGLDAKQGVVDQNLKLHNLDNIYVVDGSVMPTTASTHTMIPIMVMADRAMHKLAQGG is encoded by the coding sequence ATGATTATTCAAGGACATGAAATTTTTGCACCCCTGAAGCTGAAAACCCATTCGGTCGTTATCGGCTCCGGTGCCGGTGGCGGGGTTGCCGCTTACCATATGGCCGCCGCAGGGTTTGAAACGGTGGTTCTCGAAGAAGGTGGTTACTTTCAGGCCCGGGACTTTAACCAGCGCGAAGAAGACATGATGCCGGCACTGTACCGCGGTGCCGGACGCCAGACCACCACCGATGGCATGATCTATGTCTGGCAGGGCTCCTGCTTTGGCGGTTCCACGGTGATCAACACCGCCGATGCGACCCCCATTGAGGCCGAAGTACTGCATCACTGGCAACGTCATTTCGGACTCGACCAACTGACCGAGGAGAGCCTCGCAGCCTCTTACGAGCGGGTATATAAAACGCTCAACGTTCACCGCCTTGAAGAGAAAATTCTCAACCGTAACAACAAGGTGCTGCTCGAGACCGCCAACCGACTGGGCTATAAGGCCGGCGTTTTCAATTCCAACCGGAAAAACTGTATCGGCAGTGGCTACTGTTTTCAGGGCTGCGCCTACGATGCCAAGCAGGGTACCAACCTGACCTATCTGCCGATGGCGTCGGAATTGGGTGCCCGCATCTATACCGACATGCGTGTCGACCGTATCGAGCGCCTGTTCGGCAACAAATACCGGATCCACGCCAGCGTCATCGCACGTGGCAGCCGCCAGATGCGCCATCCGGCAGTGATCGATTGTGAACGCATCATCATGGCCGCGGGCAGTGTACATACGCCGGCTATCCTGAAACGTTCCGGGTTTGATAAAGGCTTGCCGCAACTCGGCAAAAATATCTCCCTGCAGCCACAGATTGGTATCTCTGCGATTTTCCCGGACAGTGAAAAGATGACCTCCTGGCGTGGGGCACCGCAATCAGTCTATATGAGCGAATTTGACGACAACCGTGCTGAACATGGCCTCGGCGGATTCCGGATGGAAGGTGTCGGCGGAATGGCCGGAGTGTTCTCTCAATTCGCCAGCAGCATCGGCCACGACCATAAGCGGATGATGCAGCAGTATCCCAACACCCACTTCTCTGCCCTGCTGGTCCCGGATCAGCCCACCGGTACGATGGACTGGGAGTGGGGCCCGGATGGCAAAGTTAAACCCAAAATTCAGTACACCCCTACGCAAGAGTGGAAGCAGCGTTTCAAGCGAGGCTTCAGAACTGCCGCCGATTTTCTGTTTGAAGCCGGAGCCCGTGAGATCAACTGTAACAGCCCGGTATTCGGCCCGATAACCAGCGCCGATCAACTGTCACGGATTGATGATTTCCCGATCGAGCCGGGCATGGTCGCCCTGACCTCCGCCCATGTTCAGGGCAGTTGCCGGATTGGCCTTGATGCCAAACAGGGTGTGGTTGACCAGAACCTGAAGCTGCACAACCTCGACAATATCTATGTTGTGGATGGCTCAGTAATGCCCACCACTGCCTCCACCCACACCATGATTCCGATCATGGTGATGGCGGATCGTGCGATGCACAAACTGGCCCAGGGTGGTTAA
- a CDS encoding gluconate 2-dehydrogenase subunit 3 family protein has translation MGTNNRIPTVTRRLFLRRGLLALGASAVASSISLQAIANSAATLPEEPALQTLSAEEYRILSRVSDTIIPRGGAFSLGALDIDLAFRIDAYLDAGDEVLMQGIRGALLFLEHKAPSLIGLEGTFSGLPAEQRESLLLTLRDAGGDATAVFVGLRSLCMFYFYTATEAWPEIGYEGPLVKRDKPVYPQVES, from the coding sequence ATGGGTACAAATAACCGAATCCCGACAGTTACACGACGGCTGTTCCTGCGCCGCGGACTACTGGCTCTTGGCGCCAGCGCCGTTGCTTCATCGATCAGTTTGCAGGCGATTGCTAACAGCGCTGCGACACTTCCTGAAGAACCGGCACTGCAAACCCTCAGCGCCGAAGAGTACCGCATATTATCCCGGGTCAGTGACACGATTATTCCACGCGGCGGCGCGTTTTCGCTGGGTGCACTGGATATTGATCTGGCATTTCGTATCGACGCCTATCTGGATGCCGGTGACGAGGTTTTGATGCAGGGGATTCGAGGTGCCCTGCTGTTTCTGGAACATAAAGCCCCGTCACTGATCGGGCTCGAAGGCACCTTCTCCGGGCTCCCGGCCGAACAGCGGGAAAGCCTGTTACTGACCCTGCGTGATGCCGGCGGCGATGCCACCGCAGTCTTTGTCGGCCTGCGCAGTCTCTGCATGTTTTATTTCTACACCGCTACAGAGGCATGGCCAGAGATCGGTTATGAGGGGCCACTGGTGAAACGTGACAAACCGGTCTATCCGCAGGTGGAGAGTTGA